Proteins from a single region of Phycisphaeraceae bacterium D3-23:
- a CDS encoding ribonucleoside-diphosphate reductase subunit alpha, with the protein MAQTTPPDLTQNTTPTPSDTLIQVTKRDGRVVEFEPDRIQRAVEAAFRAEYCDKTNSPLSDDQFGAIQRITDAVIDAAGSQDQTGAVLEVEGVQDLVEENLMRGGEFSVAKRFIVYREERSRARRLRQESQQSVSSLQVTTVSGSAQPLNTHLVKQRIYQACHGLPQCKPNELLQALYTNLYNGISTAELDKAMVMIARQRIEREPAYNKVATRLVLNIVDREALGEVPARADRDVLIRGRFAEALQAGVDHELLDEELLNYDLDKLAAALKPERDETFTYLGAQTVYDRYLLHIEGRRIETPQFFFMRVAMGLAILEKKEEREDWAIRFYELLSTFRFVSATPTLFNSGTRHPQLSSCYLTTVDDDLNHIFKSIGDNAALSKWAGGLGNDWTRVRATGAHIKGTNGSSQGVIPFLKIVSDTAVAVNQGGKRKGAICSYLETWHLDIEEFLELRKNTGDDRRRTHDMHTANWIPDLFMKRVAEKGTWTLFSPNEVPELHDLYGQAFEDKYTAYEVKARAGEMRQHRTVEAVALWRKMLSMVFETGHPWMTFKDPSNLRSPQDHAGVVHNSNLCTEILLNTSNDETAVCNLGSVNLRMHTTPEGLDKELVEDTVSTAVRMLDNVIDINYYPTDEAKNANTRHRPVGMGIMGFQDALFIQKLAYSSDAAIQFADESMEHISYHAISASIALAEERGTYSTYQGSKWDRGMLPIDTIAEVATHRGEQFLDQDTSCTLDWAPVREGLAKHGIRNSNVMAIAPTATISNIAGSFQSIEPTYRNLFVKSNLSGDFTIVNEYLIQDLKDRGLWDDQMLDDLKHYDGGVQHIDRIPADLKELYKTAFEVDPFAMIECTSRRQKWIDMGISFNLYIDTPSGKMLNDMYMACWEKGLKTTYYLRSLGATRIEKSTTSANGNTSARPPKKQAPSDVMANDADAALITAPTIQDESIDKLLDGKQAADNACSIDNPDCEACQ; encoded by the coding sequence TGATCAGTTCGGCGCGATCCAGCGGATCACCGACGCCGTCATCGACGCCGCCGGCAGCCAGGACCAGACCGGCGCGGTCCTCGAGGTCGAGGGCGTGCAGGACCTGGTCGAAGAAAACCTCATGCGGGGCGGCGAGTTCAGCGTCGCCAAGCGATTCATCGTCTACCGCGAAGAGCGCAGCCGGGCCCGCCGGCTGCGCCAGGAAAGCCAGCAGTCCGTCTCGTCGCTCCAGGTCACGACCGTCAGCGGCTCGGCCCAGCCGCTCAACACCCACCTCGTCAAGCAGCGCATCTACCAGGCCTGCCACGGCCTGCCCCAGTGCAAGCCCAACGAGCTGCTCCAGGCGCTCTACACCAACCTCTACAACGGGATCTCGACCGCCGAGCTCGACAAGGCCATGGTCATGATCGCCCGCCAGCGCATCGAGCGCGAGCCGGCGTACAACAAGGTCGCGACCCGGCTGGTGCTCAACATCGTCGACCGCGAGGCGCTGGGCGAGGTCCCCGCCCGCGCCGACCGTGACGTCCTCATCCGTGGCCGATTCGCCGAGGCGCTCCAGGCCGGCGTCGACCACGAGCTGCTCGATGAAGAGCTGCTCAACTACGACCTCGACAAGCTCGCCGCCGCGCTCAAGCCCGAGCGCGACGAGACCTTCACCTACCTCGGCGCGCAGACGGTCTACGACCGCTACCTCCTGCACATCGAGGGCCGACGCATCGAGACCCCGCAGTTCTTCTTCATGCGGGTCGCGATGGGGCTGGCGATCCTTGAGAAGAAGGAAGAGCGCGAGGACTGGGCGATCCGATTCTACGAGCTGCTCTCGACCTTCCGCTTCGTCAGCGCGACGCCGACGCTCTTCAACTCGGGCACCCGGCACCCGCAGCTCTCGTCCTGCTACCTCACGACGGTCGACGACGACCTCAACCACATCTTCAAATCCATCGGCGACAACGCCGCGCTCAGCAAGTGGGCCGGCGGGCTGGGCAACGACTGGACCCGCGTCCGCGCGACCGGGGCGCACATCAAGGGCACCAACGGCTCGTCGCAGGGCGTCATCCCGTTCCTCAAGATCGTCAGCGACACCGCCGTCGCCGTGAACCAGGGCGGCAAGCGCAAGGGCGCGATCTGCTCCTACCTCGAGACCTGGCACCTCGATATCGAGGAGTTCCTCGAGCTCCGCAAGAACACGGGCGACGACCGCCGGCGCACCCACGACATGCACACCGCCAACTGGATCCCCGACCTCTTCATGAAACGCGTCGCCGAGAAAGGCACCTGGACCCTCTTCTCCCCCAACGAGGTCCCCGAGCTCCACGACCTCTACGGCCAAGCGTTCGAAGACAAGTACACCGCCTACGAAGTCAAGGCCCGCGCCGGCGAGATGCGCCAGCACCGCACCGTCGAGGCCGTCGCCCTCTGGCGCAAGATGCTCTCCATGGTCTTCGAGACCGGCCACCCGTGGATGACCTTCAAAGACCCCAGCAACCTGCGCAGCCCGCAGGACCACGCCGGCGTCGTCCACAACTCCAACCTCTGCACCGAGATCCTCCTCAACACCAGCAACGACGAAACCGCCGTCTGCAACCTCGGCTCGGTCAACCTCCGCATGCACACCACCCCGGAAGGGCTCGACAAGGAACTCGTCGAAGACACCGTGTCGACCGCCGTCCGCATGCTCGACAACGTCATCGACATCAACTACTACCCCACCGACGAGGCCAAGAACGCCAACACCCGGCACCGGCCTGTCGGCATGGGCATCATGGGCTTCCAGGACGCGCTCTTCATCCAGAAGCTCGCCTACAGCAGCGACGCCGCCATCCAGTTCGCCGACGAGTCGATGGAGCACATCAGCTACCACGCGATCAGCGCCTCCATCGCGCTGGCCGAGGAACGCGGGACGTACTCGACCTACCAGGGCAGCAAGTGGGACCGCGGGATGCTGCCGATCGACACGATCGCCGAGGTCGCCACGCACCGCGGCGAACAGTTCCTCGACCAGGACACGAGCTGCACGCTCGACTGGGCCCCGGTCCGCGAAGGCCTCGCCAAGCACGGCATCCGAAACTCCAACGTCATGGCCATCGCCCCGACCGCGACGATCTCCAACATCGCCGGCAGCTTCCAGTCCATCGAGCCCACCTACCGAAACCTCTTCGTCAAGTCCAACCTCTCGGGCGACTTCACCATCGTCAACGAGTACCTCATCCAGGACCTCAAGGACCGCGGGCTCTGGGACGACCAGATGCTCGACGACCTCAAGCACTACGACGGCGGCGTGCAGCACATCGACCGCATCCCCGCCGACCTCAAAGAGCTCTACAAGACCGCGTTCGAGGTCGACCCCTTCGCGATGATCGAGTGCACCAGCCGACGCCAGAAGTGGATCGACATGGGCATCAGCTTCAACCTCTACATCGACACCCCCTCGGGCAAGATGCTCAACGACATGTACATGGCCTGCTGGGAAAAGGGCCTCAAAACCACCTACTACCTCCGGTCGCTCGGCGCGACCCGGATCGAAAAATCCACCACCAGCGCCAACGGCAACACCTCGGCAAGACCGCCCAAGAAGCAGGCCCCATCCGATGTGATGGCCAACGACGCCGACGCCGCGCTCATCACCGCCCCGACGATCCAGGACGAATCGATCGACAAACTCCTCGACGGCAAACAAGCCGCCGACAACGCCTGCTCGATCGACAACCCCGACTGCGAGGCGTGTCAGTAA
- a CDS encoding ribonucleotide-diphosphate reductase subunit beta, whose amino-acid sequence MACCDGPSETYDLSKPVDVNAKRLINCKAVDVNQLCPIKYTWAWEHYINGCANHWMPTEVSMQKDIEQWKDPKLFSEDERRVIMRNLGFFSTGESLVANNIVLAIFKHVTNPEARQYLLRQAFEEAIHTHTFQYVCESLNLDHREVFNMYHEVDSIKGKDDFVMSLTSDVMDDNFRTDSVENVQRFLKNLVGFYVIMEGIFFYSGFVMMLSFHRRNQMVGIGEQFQYIMRDESIHMNFGIDLINGIKDENPEAWTEDFKAECIDLIKQAVEYEIKYAQDCLPNGVLGLNAEAFDEYVKYIANRRTERIGLAEQYPGARNPFPWMSEVIDLQKEKNFFESRVTEYQGAGNLDWD is encoded by the coding sequence ATGGCCTGCTGTGACGGACCTTCTGAAACCTACGACCTCTCCAAACCTGTCGATGTGAACGCCAAGCGGCTGATCAACTGCAAGGCGGTCGATGTGAACCAACTCTGCCCGATCAAGTACACCTGGGCGTGGGAGCACTACATCAACGGCTGCGCCAACCACTGGATGCCGACCGAGGTCTCGATGCAGAAGGATATCGAGCAGTGGAAGGACCCCAAGCTGTTCAGCGAAGATGAACGCCGGGTCATCATGCGCAACCTCGGGTTCTTCTCGACCGGCGAGTCGCTGGTCGCGAACAACATCGTGCTCGCGATCTTCAAGCACGTGACCAACCCCGAGGCCCGGCAGTACCTGCTCCGCCAGGCCTTCGAAGAGGCGATCCACACCCACACGTTCCAGTACGTCTGCGAGTCGCTGAACCTCGACCACCGCGAGGTATTCAACATGTACCACGAGGTCGACTCGATCAAGGGCAAGGACGACTTCGTGATGTCGCTCACCAGCGACGTCATGGACGACAACTTCAGGACCGACTCGGTCGAGAACGTGCAGCGCTTCCTCAAGAACCTGGTCGGCTTCTACGTCATCATGGAAGGTATCTTCTTCTACTCGGGCTTTGTGATGATGCTCTCGTTCCACCGCCGCAACCAGATGGTCGGCATCGGCGAGCAGTTCCAGTACATCATGCGGGACGAGTCGATCCACATGAACTTCGGCATCGACCTGATCAACGGGATCAAGGACGAGAACCCCGAGGCGTGGACCGAGGACTTCAAGGCCGAGTGCATCGACCTGATCAAGCAGGCGGTCGAATACGAGATCAAGTACGCGCAGGACTGCCTGCCCAACGGCGTGCTGGGGCTCAACGCCGAGGCGTTTGACGAGTATGTGAAATACATCGCCAACCGCCGGACCGAGCGGATCGGCTTGGCCGAGCAGTACCCCGGGGCGCGTAACCCGTTCCCGTGGATGAGCGAGGTGATCGACCTGCAGAAGGAGAAGAACTTCTTCGAGAGCCGGGTGACGGAGTACCAGGGCGCGGGCAACCTCGACTGGGACTGA
- a CDS encoding DUF1501 domain-containing protein: MGWAANDNLPSFVVMISQGSGNMQTLSARMWGSGFLPSEHQGVKFRAGGDPVLFLSDPKGVRRDDRREMLDAVNAINELEHDRVQDPEIMARIAQGEMAYRMQMSVPELTDFSDEDAETLELYGPDVNKPGSYASHCLLARRLAERDVRFIQLYHRGWDAHGNLPREIRAQCAATDQPQAALIKDLARRGMLEETLVVWGGEFGRGVYSQGALSAENYGRDHHPKCFTMWMAGGGVKPGISYGETDELGYNVVDKENNGIHVHDLHATMLHLLGIDHERLTYRFQGRRYRLTDIAGIVKQELLA; this comes from the coding sequence ATGGGCTGGGCAGCGAACGACAACCTGCCCTCCTTCGTCGTTATGATCAGCCAGGGCTCGGGCAATATGCAGACGCTCTCGGCCCGGATGTGGGGCTCGGGCTTCTTGCCCAGCGAGCACCAGGGCGTCAAGTTCCGTGCAGGCGGCGACCCCGTGCTGTTCCTCTCCGACCCCAAGGGTGTACGCCGCGACGACCGCCGCGAGATGCTCGATGCCGTGAACGCGATCAACGAGCTCGAGCACGACCGCGTGCAGGACCCGGAGATCATGGCCCGCATTGCGCAGGGCGAGATGGCCTATCGCATGCAGATGTCCGTCCCCGAGCTCACCGACTTCTCCGACGAGGACGCCGAGACACTCGAGCTCTACGGCCCCGACGTCAACAAGCCCGGCAGCTACGCGTCGCACTGCCTGCTCGCGCGACGCCTCGCCGAGCGCGATGTCCGCTTCATCCAGCTCTACCACCGCGGGTGGGATGCGCACGGCAACCTGCCCCGCGAGATCCGTGCGCAGTGCGCCGCGACCGACCAGCCCCAGGCCGCGCTCATCAAAGACCTCGCAAGGCGCGGCATGCTCGAAGAAACACTCGTCGTCTGGGGCGGCGAGTTCGGCCGCGGCGTCTACTCCCAAGGCGCGCTCTCGGCCGAGAACTACGGCCGGGACCACCACCCCAAGTGTTTCACCATGTGGATGGCCGGGGGCGGCGTGAAGCCGGGCATCAGCTACGGCGAGACCGACGAGTTGGGCTACAACGTCGTCGACAAAGAAAACAACGGTATCCACGTCCACGACCTACACGCCACCATGCTCCACCTCCTGGGGATCGACCACGAACGCCTGACCTACCGCTTCCAGGGCCGGCGATACCGGCTAACCGACATCGCCGGCATCGTGAAACAAGAACTACTCGCGTAG
- a CDS encoding AraC family transcriptional regulator has product MPGPTPHWPIPLHSPPEVVMLAHAEHGHTPVERFQLPGLWSLHFYRYEAELFVDGRHMCVHPRTVGITPPAAVQEYHFKEPKCEHTFAHFRLPGHESTRGLPTIPATQDLGRRFELLHNQFREGVEWFRTDPGRVSARVWDVLWQLADPPEAGADGEPITYHPALDDAVRLINLNLATPIRVAEIAKAVGVSNNQLTRLFRQRFDNTVVAFIRHRRMERAKHLLEHSTLPIRVIARDVGLPDLQLFNKTVRRELGKSPTQIRKAEHGV; this is encoded by the coding sequence ATGCCCGGTCCGACCCCCCACTGGCCCATCCCGCTGCACAGCCCGCCCGAGGTCGTCATGCTCGCCCATGCTGAGCACGGCCACACGCCGGTCGAACGCTTCCAACTCCCCGGGCTCTGGTCGCTCCACTTCTACCGCTACGAGGCCGAGCTTTTTGTCGACGGCCGCCACATGTGCGTCCACCCGCGTACCGTCGGCATCACGCCGCCCGCGGCCGTGCAGGAGTACCACTTCAAGGAGCCCAAGTGCGAGCACACCTTCGCCCACTTCCGCCTGCCCGGGCACGAGTCGACACGCGGCCTGCCGACCATCCCCGCGACCCAGGACCTGGGCCGCCGCTTCGAGCTTTTGCATAATCAGTTCCGCGAGGGTGTCGAGTGGTTCCGCACCGACCCGGGCCGGGTGTCCGCCCGGGTGTGGGACGTGCTCTGGCAACTCGCCGACCCGCCCGAGGCCGGCGCCGATGGCGAGCCGATCACTTACCACCCGGCGCTCGACGACGCCGTCCGGCTAATCAACCTCAACCTCGCGACCCCGATCCGCGTCGCCGAGATCGCCAAGGCCGTCGGTGTGTCGAACAACCAGCTCACCCGCCTGTTCCGACAGCGCTTCGACAACACGGTGGTCGCCTTCATCCGCCACCGCCGGATGGAACGCGCCAAGCACCTGCTCGAACACTCGACCCTCCCGATCCGCGTCATCGCGCGCGACGTTGGCCTGCCGGATTTACAACTCTTCAACAAGACCGTCCGCCGAGAACTCGGCAAGAGCCCGACGCAGATCCGCAAGGCCGAGCACGGGGTGTAG
- a CDS encoding PSD1 and planctomycete cytochrome C domain-containing protein codes for MHTILGLSKTQKLLAAALLAAATGLTGCGDGGSSADRDDAAIDGSASLVQGDGAAVEMISHRPERPIDFGRDIRPILSDNCFFCHGPDSAVAEQTGGLRLDSYEGATAERDNADPAIIPGDPDNSPLMRRVLSTNPNTVMPPPESHRTVTAAEAELLRQWIESGAEYRGHWAFESPQRPELPEVEREAWVRNAIDTFVLAELERQGLSPSREADKATLIRRATLDLTGLPPTPEEVDAFLADDSANAYEKVVDRLLASPRYGERMASVWLDLSRYGDTNGFHHDHHRTMWPWRDWVVKAFNENKPIDVFFVEQLAGDLLPDATREQILASGFNRNHNINDEGGALDAEYRVEAVADRVETTAAVFMALTFNCCRCHDHKYDPFTQEDYFAMFAYFNSVEERGLYGANPNITAYPPSMMYGSPETEQALAEAQDRLDTMMAEADGPDAGIAQEQARWQQELFESASIRWADTALTSAESSDGATLTEQPDGSVLATGANPASDSHTYTLRTDATGLRLLRLDALNDPSTGDRVGRMSNGNAVLSGMEVAVTSVADPAQTKTLQFDWAWASLEQPNGDFDIFNAVNGDGDGWAVGGHLDTDPRTALFVADEAFGYEGGTEIKVTLHYRSRYANHSLGRVKLGFAAAEQVDLAALFPTVTRDWFMAGPYQEAGYDAAYNTDHGPEAAEYVSPHLVFGEGKPRFGHRPMYVDGQAHELQAVTAAFYLARSIFTPVERTLNLSLGSDDGIRVYLNGEEVYANNVQRGVTPDSDQTAITLRPGENTLVLKIINGGGQAGFYYKPAEPTPTPGPAAPLALVAPGDRLPALAQRFDHDWRRSFSPAYRELMLKADTIRAEIEALNAQRAPVLIMKELPQPTPTYILHRGEYSHPIMEDAETGEPLDPLTRHPPAPLGTELPEGAPNNRLGLARWLTAPDHPLTARVHVNRNWAMLFGTGIVKTSEDFGNQADWPSHPGLLDWLAVEFVDSGWDQKELLRMILTSATYRQTSVIDADAFAADPGNRLLAYFPRRRLSAEMIRDQALFASGLLVETMGGPAVKPYQPMGLWREVSIPSSNTRNFQRGSGDDLYRRSLYTYWKRTAPSPQMAAFDAPTREFCVIERGATNTPLQVLVLWNDEQYLEAARVLAARALTERDTTGDRLTHLYRLCSGDAPGDAKRAVLESALDTFLERYADTPDEAQMLLGYGEAPLPETYDPAELAAWTMVASAVLSLDETIVRD; via the coding sequence ATGCACACGATACTCGGTCTGTCGAAAACGCAAAAACTCCTCGCGGCGGCACTCCTCGCGGCGGCCACGGGACTCACCGGCTGTGGCGACGGCGGGTCGTCCGCAGATCGCGACGACGCGGCGATCGACGGCTCGGCCTCGCTCGTCCAAGGCGACGGCGCGGCGGTCGAAATGATCAGCCACCGGCCAGAGCGCCCTATCGACTTCGGACGCGACATCCGGCCGATCCTGTCGGACAACTGCTTCTTCTGCCACGGCCCCGACTCCGCCGTCGCCGAGCAGACCGGCGGGCTGCGGCTCGACTCCTACGAGGGCGCGACCGCCGAGCGCGACAACGCCGACCCGGCCATCATCCCCGGTGATCCCGACAACTCTCCGCTCATGCGGCGGGTGCTCTCGACCAACCCCAACACCGTGATGCCCCCACCCGAGTCGCATCGCACGGTGACGGCCGCCGAGGCCGAGCTGCTGCGCCAGTGGATCGAGTCGGGTGCGGAGTATCGCGGGCACTGGGCGTTTGAATCGCCGCAGCGCCCCGAGCTGCCCGAGGTCGAACGCGAAGCGTGGGTGCGCAACGCGATCGATACATTCGTGCTGGCCGAGCTCGAGCGGCAGGGGCTCTCGCCCTCGCGTGAGGCGGACAAGGCGACGCTGATCCGCCGGGCGACGCTGGACCTGACCGGCCTGCCGCCGACGCCGGAGGAGGTCGACGCGTTCCTCGCCGACGATTCGGCCAACGCCTATGAAAAAGTCGTCGACCGCCTGCTCGCGTCGCCGCGCTACGGCGAGCGCATGGCCAGTGTCTGGCTCGACCTGTCGCGCTACGGCGACACGAACGGCTTCCACCACGACCATCACCGCACGATGTGGCCCTGGCGCGACTGGGTCGTCAAGGCCTTCAACGAAAACAAGCCCATCGACGTGTTCTTCGTCGAGCAACTCGCCGGCGACCTGCTGCCCGACGCGACGCGCGAACAAATCCTCGCCAGCGGTTTCAACCGAAACCACAACATCAACGACGAGGGCGGCGCGCTCGACGCCGAGTACCGCGTCGAGGCCGTGGCCGACCGTGTCGAGACGACCGCTGCGGTGTTCATGGCGCTGACGTTTAACTGCTGCCGCTGCCACGACCACAAGTACGACCCGTTCACGCAGGAAGACTATTTTGCGATGTTCGCGTACTTCAACTCGGTCGAGGAGCGCGGGCTCTACGGCGCGAACCCGAACATCACGGCCTATCCGCCGAGCATGATGTACGGCTCGCCCGAGACCGAGCAAGCGCTCGCCGAGGCGCAGGACCGGCTGGATACGATGATGGCCGAGGCCGACGGCCCCGACGCGGGCATCGCGCAGGAGCAGGCCCGGTGGCAGCAGGAACTCTTCGAATCGGCAAGCATCCGATGGGCCGACACGGCGCTGACGAGTGCCGAGTCGAGCGACGGCGCGACACTCACCGAGCAGCCCGACGGCTCGGTGCTCGCCACCGGCGCGAACCCCGCCAGCGACTCGCACACCTACACCCTCCGCACCGACGCGACCGGGCTCCGCCTCCTCCGGCTCGATGCGCTCAACGACCCGTCGACGGGCGACCGCGTCGGCCGGATGAGCAATGGCAATGCGGTGCTCAGTGGGATGGAGGTCGCCGTCACCTCCGTCGCCGACCCCGCACAGACCAAGACGCTCCAGTTCGACTGGGCGTGGGCGAGCCTCGAGCAGCCCAACGGCGACTTCGACATCTTCAACGCGGTCAATGGCGACGGCGACGGCTGGGCCGTGGGCGGACACCTCGACACAGACCCACGCACCGCGCTGTTCGTCGCCGACGAAGCGTTCGGTTACGAGGGCGGCACCGAGATCAAGGTCACACTCCACTACCGCTCGCGCTACGCCAACCATTCGCTGGGCCGGGTCAAGCTCGGCTTCGCGGCGGCGGAACAGGTCGACCTGGCCGCGCTGTTCCCGACCGTGACGCGTGACTGGTTCATGGCCGGCCCGTACCAGGAAGCCGGCTACGACGCGGCGTACAACACCGACCATGGCCCCGAAGCCGCCGAGTACGTCTCGCCCCACCTCGTCTTTGGCGAAGGCAAGCCACGCTTCGGCCACCGGCCGATGTATGTCGACGGCCAGGCACACGAGTTGCAGGCCGTCACCGCCGCGTTCTACCTCGCACGCTCGATCTTCACCCCCGTCGAGCGCACGCTCAACCTTTCCCTGGGCAGTGATGACGGCATCCGCGTCTACCTCAACGGCGAAGAGGTCTACGCCAACAACGTCCAGCGCGGCGTGACGCCCGACTCGGACCAGACCGCGATCACGCTTCGCCCCGGCGAAAACACGCTCGTGCTCAAGATCATCAACGGCGGCGGGCAGGCGGGCTTCTACTACAAACCGGCCGAGCCGACACCCACGCCCGGCCCGGCCGCGCCGCTCGCGCTGGTCGCGCCCGGCGACCGGCTGCCCGCCTTGGCGCAGCGGTTCGACCATGACTGGCGTCGCTCGTTCTCCCCCGCCTACCGCGAGCTCATGCTCAAGGCCGACACGATCCGCGCCGAGATTGAAGCACTCAACGCGCAGCGTGCCCCCGTCCTCATCATGAAGGAGCTGCCCCAGCCCACGCCGACGTACATCCTCCACCGCGGCGAGTACAGCCACCCGATCATGGAGGACGCCGAGACCGGCGAGCCCCTGGACCCACTCACGCGCCACCCCCCTGCGCCGCTGGGCACCGAGCTGCCCGAGGGCGCGCCCAACAACCGGCTGGGGCTCGCGCGCTGGCTGACCGCGCCCGACCACCCGCTCACCGCGCGCGTCCATGTCAACCGAAACTGGGCGATGCTCTTTGGCACCGGCATCGTCAAAACCAGCGAAGACTTCGGCAACCAGGCCGACTGGCCCAGCCACCCCGGGCTGCTCGACTGGCTGGCGGTCGAGTTTGTGGACTCGGGCTGGGACCAGAAGGAGCTGCTGCGGATGATCCTCACCAGCGCGACGTACCGGCAGACCTCCGTCATCGACGCCGACGCCTTCGCGGCCGACCCGGGCAACCGGCTGCTGGCCTACTTCCCGCGTCGTCGGCTCTCGGCCGAGATGATCCGCGACCAGGCGCTCTTCGCGTCCGGGCTGTTGGTCGAGACCATGGGCGGCCCGGCCGTGAAGCCTTACCAGCCGATGGGGCTCTGGCGCGAGGTCTCGATCCCCAGCTCCAACACGCGAAACTTCCAACGCGGCAGCGGCGACGACCTCTACCGCCGGTCGCTCTACACCTACTGGAAACGCACCGCGCCCAGCCCGCAGATGGCGGCGTTTGATGCGCCGACCCGAGAGTTCTGCGTCATCGAACGCGGCGCGACCAACACGCCGCTGCAGGTGCTCGTCCTCTGGAACGATGAGCAGTACCTCGAGGCCGCCCGCGTCCTCGCGGCGCGAGCGCTGACCGAGCGCGACACGACCGGCGACCGGCTGACGCACCTGTACCGGCTCTGCAGCGGTGATGCGCCGGGCGACGCAAAGCGGGCGGTGCTGGAAAGCGCGCTCGACACGTTCCTCGAACGCTATGCCGACACGCCCGACGAGGCGCAGATGCTGTTGGGCTACGGCGAAGCACCGCTGCCCGAGACGTACGACCCGGCCGAGTTGGCGGCGTGGACCATGGTCGCGAGCGCCGTGCTGTCGCTCGACGAAACGATCGTGCGCGACTAG